The following proteins are encoded in a genomic region of Halomicroarcula saliterrae:
- a CDS encoding RidA family protein, which produces MRRTIDADDTASPLGPYSHGATDGRLLYTAGQIPVTPDGAVLADEPIGPQTDQALTNIERILAAAGLEMAQVLKTTVYMTDIDDFDGMNRVYRSYFEGDPPARTALEVSRLADDAAIEIEAVATQEP; this is translated from the coding sequence ATGAGACGAACAATCGACGCAGACGACACCGCCAGCCCGCTCGGCCCATACAGCCACGGCGCGACCGACGGGCGACTCCTGTACACCGCCGGTCAGATTCCGGTCACCCCGGACGGGGCCGTGCTGGCTGACGAGCCTATCGGCCCCCAGACCGACCAGGCCCTGACGAACATCGAGCGAATCCTCGCTGCTGCCGGCCTGGAGATGGCCCAGGTGCTCAAAACGACGGTGTACATGACCGATATCGACGACTTCGACGGCATGAACCGGGTTTACCGGTCGTACTTCGAGGGGGACCCACCGGCGCGAACCGCCCTCGAAGTCAGCCGTCTCGCCGACGACGCGGCCATAGAAATCGAAGCCGTGGCGACACAGGAGCCATGA
- a CDS encoding BMP family ABC transporter substrate-binding protein gives MVRKQLTRRDALKAATTTGLIGLAGCSGGSSSGDSDGVSAAFIYQAEVSDVGWDRAHEDARQAVTDQYDWLETEFSEAVAPGDVQRVIEQYISSGMDAIFGTTFGYMDPMHEIAPEYPDVVFEHCSGFKTRENMGRYYGRLYQARFLCGVAAGLLTETNQLGYVGAFPIPELVRQINAFVRGARLVNPDVTASVRWTNAWLDPPAVTQAVNALVNDGADVINNHQTSTAAVQTAADNEAYAFTYTTSMADAGGDWYGSSALFNWEEFYGPTLEAINNGNWESEAYWNGLDAGVVGVDDFGPQVPDDVVSEVETYEEEIVSGDRTVWQGTKFEGESDEFLFGEMSSYVEGIEGEVPNS, from the coding sequence ATGGTTCGGAAGCAACTGACGCGACGGGATGCACTGAAAGCGGCAACTACCACTGGACTCATCGGCCTGGCAGGCTGTTCGGGCGGTTCGAGTTCGGGCGACAGTGACGGCGTGAGCGCGGCGTTCATCTACCAGGCCGAGGTCAGCGATGTCGGCTGGGACCGGGCCCACGAGGACGCCCGCCAGGCAGTCACGGACCAGTACGACTGGCTCGAAACGGAGTTCTCCGAAGCGGTCGCTCCGGGCGACGTCCAGCGGGTTATCGAGCAGTATATCTCCAGCGGGATGGACGCCATCTTCGGGACGACCTTCGGCTATATGGACCCGATGCACGAGATCGCACCGGAATACCCGGACGTCGTCTTCGAACACTGTTCGGGGTTCAAAACGCGAGAGAACATGGGCCGGTACTACGGGCGACTCTACCAGGCGCGGTTCCTCTGTGGCGTGGCCGCCGGCCTCCTGACCGAGACGAACCAGCTCGGCTACGTCGGCGCGTTCCCGATTCCGGAACTGGTCAGGCAGATAAACGCCTTCGTCAGGGGGGCTCGTCTCGTCAATCCGGACGTGACGGCGAGCGTCCGCTGGACCAACGCGTGGCTCGACCCGCCGGCCGTGACCCAGGCGGTCAACGCGCTCGTCAACGACGGCGCGGACGTCATCAACAACCACCAGACCTCGACGGCCGCCGTCCAGACGGCCGCCGACAACGAGGCGTACGCCTTTACCTACACCACCTCGATGGCGGACGCCGGTGGCGACTGGTACGGCAGTTCGGCGCTGTTCAACTGGGAAGAGTTCTACGGGCCGACGCTCGAAGCGATAAACAACGGGAACTGGGAGTCGGAAGCCTACTGGAACGGCCTCGACGCCGGCGTAGTCGGCGTCGACGATTTCGGCCCGCAGGTCCCCGACGATGTCGTGTCGGAGGTCGAAACCTACGAAGAGGAGATCGTCAGCGGCGACCGAACCGTCTGGCAGGGCACGAAGTTCGAGGGCGAGTCCGACGAGTTCCTCTTCGGCGAGATGAGCAGCTACGTCGAGGGCATCGAGGGCGAAGTGCCCAACTCGTGA
- a CDS encoding aromatic ring-hydroxylating oxygenase subunit alpha, whose product MSLPNTGDWERDVAALIERVGDDLADGRYPMAMLNNPDLYPTELRRIFGHAWNYLGHVSEFTEPGDYARRYIGEDPFILTRDESGELHAFLDSCMHRGAQFCTAESGNTSHFRCPYHGWTYKNDGTLQGMPHMAEAYQDLDEEEIALTEAHIDSYRGLIFGRIADEGPTLREYLGEFTWYLDVLFGATSEGMTVVGEPHRWEADHDWKTSADNFSGDSYHVLTTHQAGLETETLARGPWEKLDDFPGASYLACTDRHSVGYYLSQEEGTFMGYPDSIRDTLNPALSDEQRELFSRSVFHFGTVFPNMSIIHGIQSGGWGGPWACIRKWNPRGPGTTETTSWWLVPTELADDEGFLEDSHRGWESLSPGGAFESDDLTIWEGISDSSGAVTHELRETRGNMQQGLGAMSDEVETVEDPLHGPAAVTSKGLYFDERNSQTLLRSWYEMMRQGAPES is encoded by the coding sequence ATGAGCCTGCCGAACACAGGCGACTGGGAGCGTGACGTGGCGGCGCTCATCGAACGCGTTGGCGACGACTTGGCAGACGGTCGGTATCCGATGGCGATGCTGAACAACCCCGACCTCTATCCCACGGAACTCCGCCGGATATTCGGGCACGCCTGGAACTACCTCGGGCACGTCTCGGAGTTCACCGAGCCGGGCGACTACGCCAGACGGTACATCGGGGAGGACCCGTTCATCCTCACCCGCGACGAGAGCGGCGAGCTCCACGCCTTTCTGGACAGCTGTATGCACCGGGGCGCACAGTTCTGTACGGCCGAGAGCGGGAACACCTCGCACTTCCGGTGTCCGTACCACGGCTGGACCTACAAGAACGACGGCACGCTACAGGGGATGCCCCACATGGCCGAGGCGTATCAGGACCTCGACGAGGAGGAGATTGCGCTCACGGAGGCACACATCGACAGCTACCGGGGCCTGATTTTCGGCCGTATCGCGGACGAGGGCCCGACGCTCCGGGAGTATCTCGGGGAGTTCACGTGGTATCTGGACGTGCTGTTCGGCGCGACGAGCGAGGGGATGACCGTCGTCGGTGAGCCACACCGCTGGGAGGCCGACCACGACTGGAAGACCTCGGCCGATAATTTCTCCGGGGACTCCTACCACGTGTTGACGACCCACCAGGCAGGTTTAGAGACGGAGACTCTGGCCCGCGGGCCCTGGGAGAAACTCGACGACTTCCCGGGCGCGTCCTACCTCGCCTGTACGGACCGCCACTCCGTCGGTTACTACCTCTCCCAGGAGGAGGGAACGTTCATGGGCTATCCCGATTCGATACGGGACACGCTGAACCCAGCGCTCAGTGACGAGCAGCGGGAACTGTTCAGCCGGTCGGTGTTTCACTTCGGGACCGTCTTCCCCAACATGTCGATCATCCACGGCATCCAGTCGGGCGGCTGGGGCGGACCGTGGGCCTGCATTCGGAAGTGGAACCCGCGGGGACCGGGCACCACCGAGACGACGAGCTGGTGGCTGGTGCCCACGGAACTGGCCGATGACGAGGGGTTTCTGGAGGACTCCCACCGCGGCTGGGAGAGCCTCAGCCCCGGCGGCGCGTTCGAGTCGGACGACCTCACCATCTGGGAAGGCATCTCCGACAGCAGCGGGGCCGTCACGCACGAACTACGGGAAACCCGTGGGAACATGCAGCAGGGACTCGGGGCGATGTCCGACGAAGTCGAGACGGTGGAGGACCCGCTCCACGGCCCCGCGGCGGTGACAAGCAAGGGGCTCTACTTCGACGAACGCAACTCCCAGACCCTGCTGCGGTCGTGGTACGAGATGATGCGGCAAGGAGCGCCAGAGTCGTGA